In the Passer domesticus isolate bPasDom1 chromosome 4, bPasDom1.hap1, whole genome shotgun sequence genome, one interval contains:
- the MMAA gene encoding methylmalonic aciduria type A protein, mitochondrial isoform X2 yields the protein MDRAYGVSSVTRASANRSDLAALVFLAPNKMKIPSLLLRFPRCYFSRRTYFMNFRFASRAGFLGVESLGPAHGCHTKWICSSNAWRRELCQQAAPEQQAEGLSDREQRLVDRLYQGLIQGHRACLAEAITLIESTQSRKKKVAQVLLQKVLSYHREQEKLNQGKPLAFRVGLSGPPGAGKSTFIECFGKMLTERNHKVSVLAVDPSSSTSGGSLLGDKTRMTELSRDMNAYIRPSPTSGTLGGVTRTTNEAILLCEGGGYDVVLVETVGVGQSEFAVADMVDMFILLLPPAGGDELQGIKRGIIEMADLVAINKADGDLVVPARRIQAEYISAMKLLRRRSKVWRPKVMRISAKTGEGVSDMWDKMTEFRDLALTSGELLAKRRKQQKVWMWNLIQENMLQHFRSHLAVKDKIPLLEEKVLQGVLSPGLAADLLLKAFKDGL from the exons ATGGACAGAGCCTACGGTGTCAGCTCTGTAACCAG GGCGTCTGCAAACAGAAGTGATCTGGCAGCTCTGGTATTTTTAGCTCCAAACAAGATGAAGATCCCCTCTTTGCTGCTGAGATTCCCTCGTTGTTATTTCTCCAGAAGAACTTACTTCATGAACTTTCGCTTTGCTTCCCGAGCAGGTTTCCTGGGCGTCGAGTCTCTTGGGCCAGCGCACGGCTGCCATACAAAATGGATTTGTTCATCAAATGCTTGGaggagggagctgtgccagcaagCAGCCCCTGAGCAGCAAGCAGAGGGACTTTCTGACCGGGAGCAGAGACTTGTAGACAGACTTTACCAGGGGCTAATCCAGGGCCACAGAGCCTGCTTAGCCGAAGCCATTACACTCATAGAATCAACTCAGAGTAGGAAGAAGAAAGTAGCCCAGGTGCTCCTTCAGAAGGTATTATCCTACCACAGGGAACAAGAAAAGTTAAATCAAGGAAAGCCACTTGCCTTTAGAGTGG GGTTGTCTGGTCCTCCTGGTGCTGGAAAGTCGACCTTCATAGAATGCTTTGGGAAGATGCTTACGGAAAGAAACCACAAAGTGTCTGTGCTGGCTGTAGACCCTTCCTCTAGTACAAGTGGTG GTTCCCTGCTGGGTGATAAAACACGGATGACTGAGTTGTCGAGAGACATGAATGCATACATCAGACCATCTCCAACCAGTGGGACACTGGGAGGTGTCACAAGGACCACAAATGAGGCCATTCTGCTCTGTGAAGGAGGAGGCTACGATGTTGTTCTTGTGGAAACAGTAG gtGTGGGCCAGTCAGAATTTGCTGTGGCTGATATGGTTGATATGTTTATATTACTGCTACCACCTGCGGGTGGGGATGAATTACAG GGCATCAAGCGGGGCATCATTGAGATGGCAGACCTGGTTGCTATCAATAAGGCTGATGGTGACTTAGTTGTGCCCGCCCGGAGGATCCAGGCTGAGTACATCAGTGCCATGAAGCTGCTTCGCAGGCGGTCAAAGGTTTGGAGGCCAAAG GTCATGCGCATCTCCGCCAAAACCGGGGAGGGCGTCTCGGATATGTGGGACAAAATGACCGAGTTCCGCGACCTCGCGCTCACCAGCGGCGAGCTGCTTGCCAAGCGGCGGAAACAGCAGAAGGTGTGGATGTGGAACCTCATCCAGGAAAACATGCTGCAGCATTTCCGCAGTCACCTGGCAGTCAAGGATAAGATCCCACTTCTGGAGGAAAAAGTTCTTCAAGGGGTCTTGTCTCCCGGGCTGGCAGCAGACCTGCTGCTGAAGGCATTCAAGGATGGTCTCTAA
- the MMAA gene encoding methylmalonic aciduria type A protein, mitochondrial isoform X3 translates to MASANRSDLAALVFLAPNKMKIPSLLLRFPRCYFSRRTYFMNFRFASRAGFLGVESLGPAHGCHTKWICSSNAWRRELCQQAAPEQQAEGLSDREQRLVDRLYQGLIQGHRACLAEAITLIESTQSRKKKVAQVLLQKVLSYHREQEKLNQGKPLAFRVGLSGPPGAGKSTFIECFGKMLTERNHKVSVLAVDPSSSTSGGSLLGDKTRMTELSRDMNAYIRPSPTSGTLGGVTRTTNEAILLCEGGGYDVVLVETVGVGQSEFAVADMVDMFILLLPPAGGDELQGIKRGIIEMADLVAINKADGDLVVPARRIQAEYISAMKLLRRRSKVWRPKVMRISAKTGEGVSDMWDKMTEFRDLALTSGELLAKRRKQQKVWMWNLIQENMLQHFRSHLAVKDKIPLLEEKVLQGVLSPGLAADLLLKAFKDGL, encoded by the exons AT GGCGTCTGCAAACAGAAGTGATCTGGCAGCTCTGGTATTTTTAGCTCCAAACAAGATGAAGATCCCCTCTTTGCTGCTGAGATTCCCTCGTTGTTATTTCTCCAGAAGAACTTACTTCATGAACTTTCGCTTTGCTTCCCGAGCAGGTTTCCTGGGCGTCGAGTCTCTTGGGCCAGCGCACGGCTGCCATACAAAATGGATTTGTTCATCAAATGCTTGGaggagggagctgtgccagcaagCAGCCCCTGAGCAGCAAGCAGAGGGACTTTCTGACCGGGAGCAGAGACTTGTAGACAGACTTTACCAGGGGCTAATCCAGGGCCACAGAGCCTGCTTAGCCGAAGCCATTACACTCATAGAATCAACTCAGAGTAGGAAGAAGAAAGTAGCCCAGGTGCTCCTTCAGAAGGTATTATCCTACCACAGGGAACAAGAAAAGTTAAATCAAGGAAAGCCACTTGCCTTTAGAGTGG GGTTGTCTGGTCCTCCTGGTGCTGGAAAGTCGACCTTCATAGAATGCTTTGGGAAGATGCTTACGGAAAGAAACCACAAAGTGTCTGTGCTGGCTGTAGACCCTTCCTCTAGTACAAGTGGTG GTTCCCTGCTGGGTGATAAAACACGGATGACTGAGTTGTCGAGAGACATGAATGCATACATCAGACCATCTCCAACCAGTGGGACACTGGGAGGTGTCACAAGGACCACAAATGAGGCCATTCTGCTCTGTGAAGGAGGAGGCTACGATGTTGTTCTTGTGGAAACAGTAG gtGTGGGCCAGTCAGAATTTGCTGTGGCTGATATGGTTGATATGTTTATATTACTGCTACCACCTGCGGGTGGGGATGAATTACAG GGCATCAAGCGGGGCATCATTGAGATGGCAGACCTGGTTGCTATCAATAAGGCTGATGGTGACTTAGTTGTGCCCGCCCGGAGGATCCAGGCTGAGTACATCAGTGCCATGAAGCTGCTTCGCAGGCGGTCAAAGGTTTGGAGGCCAAAG GTCATGCGCATCTCCGCCAAAACCGGGGAGGGCGTCTCGGATATGTGGGACAAAATGACCGAGTTCCGCGACCTCGCGCTCACCAGCGGCGAGCTGCTTGCCAAGCGGCGGAAACAGCAGAAGGTGTGGATGTGGAACCTCATCCAGGAAAACATGCTGCAGCATTTCCGCAGTCACCTGGCAGTCAAGGATAAGATCCCACTTCTGGAGGAAAAAGTTCTTCAAGGGGTCTTGTCTCCCGGGCTGGCAGCAGACCTGCTGCTGAAGGCATTCAAGGATGGTCTCTAA
- the MMAA gene encoding methylmalonic aciduria type A protein, mitochondrial isoform X4, whose amino-acid sequence MKIPSLLLRFPRCYFSRRTYFMNFRFASRAGFLGVESLGPAHGCHTKWICSSNAWRRELCQQAAPEQQAEGLSDREQRLVDRLYQGLIQGHRACLAEAITLIESTQSRKKKVAQVLLQKVLSYHREQEKLNQGKPLAFRVGLSGPPGAGKSTFIECFGKMLTERNHKVSVLAVDPSSSTSGGSLLGDKTRMTELSRDMNAYIRPSPTSGTLGGVTRTTNEAILLCEGGGYDVVLVETVGVGQSEFAVADMVDMFILLLPPAGGDELQGIKRGIIEMADLVAINKADGDLVVPARRIQAEYISAMKLLRRRSKVWRPKVMRISAKTGEGVSDMWDKMTEFRDLALTSGELLAKRRKQQKVWMWNLIQENMLQHFRSHLAVKDKIPLLEEKVLQGVLSPGLAADLLLKAFKDGL is encoded by the exons ATGAAGATCCCCTCTTTGCTGCTGAGATTCCCTCGTTGTTATTTCTCCAGAAGAACTTACTTCATGAACTTTCGCTTTGCTTCCCGAGCAGGTTTCCTGGGCGTCGAGTCTCTTGGGCCAGCGCACGGCTGCCATACAAAATGGATTTGTTCATCAAATGCTTGGaggagggagctgtgccagcaagCAGCCCCTGAGCAGCAAGCAGAGGGACTTTCTGACCGGGAGCAGAGACTTGTAGACAGACTTTACCAGGGGCTAATCCAGGGCCACAGAGCCTGCTTAGCCGAAGCCATTACACTCATAGAATCAACTCAGAGTAGGAAGAAGAAAGTAGCCCAGGTGCTCCTTCAGAAGGTATTATCCTACCACAGGGAACAAGAAAAGTTAAATCAAGGAAAGCCACTTGCCTTTAGAGTGG GGTTGTCTGGTCCTCCTGGTGCTGGAAAGTCGACCTTCATAGAATGCTTTGGGAAGATGCTTACGGAAAGAAACCACAAAGTGTCTGTGCTGGCTGTAGACCCTTCCTCTAGTACAAGTGGTG GTTCCCTGCTGGGTGATAAAACACGGATGACTGAGTTGTCGAGAGACATGAATGCATACATCAGACCATCTCCAACCAGTGGGACACTGGGAGGTGTCACAAGGACCACAAATGAGGCCATTCTGCTCTGTGAAGGAGGAGGCTACGATGTTGTTCTTGTGGAAACAGTAG gtGTGGGCCAGTCAGAATTTGCTGTGGCTGATATGGTTGATATGTTTATATTACTGCTACCACCTGCGGGTGGGGATGAATTACAG GGCATCAAGCGGGGCATCATTGAGATGGCAGACCTGGTTGCTATCAATAAGGCTGATGGTGACTTAGTTGTGCCCGCCCGGAGGATCCAGGCTGAGTACATCAGTGCCATGAAGCTGCTTCGCAGGCGGTCAAAGGTTTGGAGGCCAAAG GTCATGCGCATCTCCGCCAAAACCGGGGAGGGCGTCTCGGATATGTGGGACAAAATGACCGAGTTCCGCGACCTCGCGCTCACCAGCGGCGAGCTGCTTGCCAAGCGGCGGAAACAGCAGAAGGTGTGGATGTGGAACCTCATCCAGGAAAACATGCTGCAGCATTTCCGCAGTCACCTGGCAGTCAAGGATAAGATCCCACTTCTGGAGGAAAAAGTTCTTCAAGGGGTCTTGTCTCCCGGGCTGGCAGCAGACCTGCTGCTGAAGGCATTCAAGGATGGTCTCTAA
- the MMAA gene encoding methylmalonic aciduria type A protein, mitochondrial isoform X1 — MVIFLLKAVGTDKIKADDHRASANRSDLAALVFLAPNKMKIPSLLLRFPRCYFSRRTYFMNFRFASRAGFLGVESLGPAHGCHTKWICSSNAWRRELCQQAAPEQQAEGLSDREQRLVDRLYQGLIQGHRACLAEAITLIESTQSRKKKVAQVLLQKVLSYHREQEKLNQGKPLAFRVGLSGPPGAGKSTFIECFGKMLTERNHKVSVLAVDPSSSTSGGSLLGDKTRMTELSRDMNAYIRPSPTSGTLGGVTRTTNEAILLCEGGGYDVVLVETVGVGQSEFAVADMVDMFILLLPPAGGDELQGIKRGIIEMADLVAINKADGDLVVPARRIQAEYISAMKLLRRRSKVWRPKVMRISAKTGEGVSDMWDKMTEFRDLALTSGELLAKRRKQQKVWMWNLIQENMLQHFRSHLAVKDKIPLLEEKVLQGVLSPGLAADLLLKAFKDGL; from the exons ATGGTCATTTTTTTATTGAAGGCAGTGGGTACAGATAAAATCAAAGCTGATGATCACAG GGCGTCTGCAAACAGAAGTGATCTGGCAGCTCTGGTATTTTTAGCTCCAAACAAGATGAAGATCCCCTCTTTGCTGCTGAGATTCCCTCGTTGTTATTTCTCCAGAAGAACTTACTTCATGAACTTTCGCTTTGCTTCCCGAGCAGGTTTCCTGGGCGTCGAGTCTCTTGGGCCAGCGCACGGCTGCCATACAAAATGGATTTGTTCATCAAATGCTTGGaggagggagctgtgccagcaagCAGCCCCTGAGCAGCAAGCAGAGGGACTTTCTGACCGGGAGCAGAGACTTGTAGACAGACTTTACCAGGGGCTAATCCAGGGCCACAGAGCCTGCTTAGCCGAAGCCATTACACTCATAGAATCAACTCAGAGTAGGAAGAAGAAAGTAGCCCAGGTGCTCCTTCAGAAGGTATTATCCTACCACAGGGAACAAGAAAAGTTAAATCAAGGAAAGCCACTTGCCTTTAGAGTGG GGTTGTCTGGTCCTCCTGGTGCTGGAAAGTCGACCTTCATAGAATGCTTTGGGAAGATGCTTACGGAAAGAAACCACAAAGTGTCTGTGCTGGCTGTAGACCCTTCCTCTAGTACAAGTGGTG GTTCCCTGCTGGGTGATAAAACACGGATGACTGAGTTGTCGAGAGACATGAATGCATACATCAGACCATCTCCAACCAGTGGGACACTGGGAGGTGTCACAAGGACCACAAATGAGGCCATTCTGCTCTGTGAAGGAGGAGGCTACGATGTTGTTCTTGTGGAAACAGTAG gtGTGGGCCAGTCAGAATTTGCTGTGGCTGATATGGTTGATATGTTTATATTACTGCTACCACCTGCGGGTGGGGATGAATTACAG GGCATCAAGCGGGGCATCATTGAGATGGCAGACCTGGTTGCTATCAATAAGGCTGATGGTGACTTAGTTGTGCCCGCCCGGAGGATCCAGGCTGAGTACATCAGTGCCATGAAGCTGCTTCGCAGGCGGTCAAAGGTTTGGAGGCCAAAG GTCATGCGCATCTCCGCCAAAACCGGGGAGGGCGTCTCGGATATGTGGGACAAAATGACCGAGTTCCGCGACCTCGCGCTCACCAGCGGCGAGCTGCTTGCCAAGCGGCGGAAACAGCAGAAGGTGTGGATGTGGAACCTCATCCAGGAAAACATGCTGCAGCATTTCCGCAGTCACCTGGCAGTCAAGGATAAGATCCCACTTCTGGAGGAAAAAGTTCTTCAAGGGGTCTTGTCTCCCGGGCTGGCAGCAGACCTGCTGCTGAAGGCATTCAAGGATGGTCTCTAA